One genomic segment of Penaeus chinensis breed Huanghai No. 1 chromosome 24, ASM1920278v2, whole genome shotgun sequence includes these proteins:
- the LOC125037935 gene encoding ATP-dependent RNA helicase A-like yields the protein MSFSSKILALVAAASAAPQGYNLPTPSGPSFNAGGCGGGQVRHVDGSCVTPQVNSRVFLYDVPPNQASSSRPANVPKPKLERNIVFVRIPDGAQGPDPIVVPPPRQQHVLFVLNKQSEQGQQVIEVPAPPPSDPEVFFVNYAEGENPTLPGGVDLQTALGAASQGGGQVVGGGGSGGGIGGGIGGGFGGGTGGGFGGGIGGGFGGGIGGGIGVGIGGGFGGGSGTPTYV from the exons atgtcTTTCTCCTCGAAGATCTTAGCACTGGTGGCTGCTGCATCTGCTGCCCCACAGGGATACAACCTACCGACTCCCTCCGGGCCATCCTTTAACGCCGGCGGTTGTGGCGGTGGACAAGTGCGACACGTGGATGGCAGCTGCGTCACACCTCAAGTGAACAGTCGTGTGTTCTTGTATGATGTGCCACCAAATCAAGCTTCTTCCAGTCGTCCAGCGAATGTACCAAAACCTAAACTCGAACGAAATATTGTTTTCGTCAGAATTCCTGATGGTGCTCAAGGACCAGACCCCATCGTCGTTCCTCCTCCAAGGCAACAACATGTCTTGTTCGTCCTTAACAAGCAGTCGGAACAAGGTCAGCAAGTGATCGAGGTGCCAGCGCCACCACCTTCGGATCCCGAAGTGTTCTTCGTGAACTACGCAGAAGGAGAGAACCCAACACTTCCTGGAGGAGTAGACCTGCAAACTGCGCTTGGTGCTGCCTCTCAAGGTGGCGGTCAAGTTGTGGGAGGTGGTGGCAGTGGAGGCGGAATCGGAGGTGGCATTGGAGGCGGATTCGGAGGAGGTACTGGAGGCGGATTCGGAGGTGGAATTGGAGGCGGATTCGGAGGTGGAATTGGGGGCGGTATTGGCGTTGGCATCGGTggtggttttggaggcggaagtggaa CTCCGACTTATGTTTGA
- the LOC125037936 gene encoding aspartate, glycine, lysine and serine-rich protein-like: MKLLILALVAAASAAPQGYNLPTPSGPSFNAGGCGGGQVRHVDGSCVTPQVNSRVFLYDVPPNQASSSRPANVPKPKLERNIVFVRLPDGAQGPEPIVVPPPRQQHVLFVLNKQSEQGQQVIEVPAPPPSDPEVFFVNYAEGENPTLPGGVDLQTALGAASQGGGQVVGGGGSGGGIGGGIGGGFGGGTGSGFGGGIGGGIGGGIGGGIGGGFGGGSGDEPKRSKSRNNMFCKETIMVRKPVAELKKDAFTGLKSHLISSVYQNKSEIFLITFFTYKASEIKE, translated from the exons ATGAAGCTTCTG aTCTTAGCACTGGTGGCTGCCGCATCTGCTGCCCCACAGGGTTACAACCTACCGACTCCCTCCGGGCCATCATTTAACGCCGGCGGATGTGGCGGTGGACAAGTGCGACACGTGGATGGCAGCTGCGTCACACCTCAAGTGAATAGTCGTGTGTTCTTGTATGATGTGCCACCAAATCAAGCTTCTTCTAGTCGGCCAGCGAACGTCCCAAAACCAAAACTCGAACGCAATATTGTTTTCGTCAGACTTCCTGATGGTGCTCAAGGACCAGAACCCATCGTCGTTCCTCCTCCAAGGCAACAACATGTCTTGTTCGTCCTTAACAAGCAGTCGGAACAAGGTCAACAAGTGATCGAGGTGCCAGCGCCACCACCTTCGGATCCCGAAGTGTTCTTCGTGAACTACGCAGAAGGAGAGAACCCAACTCTTCCTGGAGGAGTAGACCTCCAAACTGCGCTTGGTGCTGCCTCTCAAGGTGGCGGTCAAGTTGTGGGAGGTGGTGGCAGTGGAGGCGGAATCGGAGGTGGCATTGGAGGCGGATTCGGAGGAGGTACTGGAAGCGGATTCGGAGGTGGTATTGGCGGTGGTATCGGTGGTGGAATTGGAGGCGGTATTGGCggtggttttggaggcggaagtggag ATGAGCCAAAAAGAAGCAAGTCTCGTAATAACATGTTTTGTAAAGAAACAATCATGGTCAGGAAACCAGTCGCAGAGCTGAAAAAGGACGCATTCACAGGACTCAAGAGTCATTTAATTTCTTCAGTCTACCAAAATAAGTCAGAGATTTTTCTCATCA CCTTCTTCACTTACAAAGCATCTGAAATTAAGGAATAA